A genome region from Natranaeroarchaeum sulfidigenes includes the following:
- a CDS encoding ATP-binding protein → MSFVIGRGADAEPRQAGYLGQYRALDGSEGAKLHVDLDGPHAMLIVGKRGYGKSFTMGVVAEELARAPGVAPVVIDPMGVFGTLGDGADGDPVPVEVLDAPAVSADTLDPRSWCSLLGLSPESGAGGLVWQAAQESSTLSGMARHVEASDAPADAVRAAVNHIDLADSWGVFDPNGLDAAVLSGTEISVLDLSGLSAAPMNAVCRGVGEALYRARVDESIDRLPWLLIDEAHTFFGGVGQPALHTILTRGRAPGVSLVLATQRPSAVSEIAISQSDVLISHRLTAEADLEALTAAQPTYMNESLDERLPTEPGEVVVIDDATETIHAAQVRFRDTPHGGGSPSARELATTDY, encoded by the coding sequence ATGAGCTTCGTCATCGGTCGCGGTGCTGACGCCGAGCCCCGGCAGGCGGGCTATCTCGGCCAGTACCGCGCGCTCGACGGCAGCGAAGGGGCAAAGCTACACGTGGATCTTGACGGCCCACACGCGATGTTGATCGTGGGGAAACGCGGCTACGGCAAATCGTTTACCATGGGGGTCGTCGCCGAAGAACTGGCACGGGCACCCGGCGTCGCGCCGGTAGTCATCGACCCGATGGGCGTGTTCGGGACGCTCGGCGACGGGGCAGATGGTGACCCGGTACCGGTCGAGGTGCTGGACGCCCCGGCGGTCTCCGCGGACACGCTCGACCCGCGTTCGTGGTGTTCACTGCTCGGACTGTCGCCCGAAAGCGGGGCCGGTGGGCTGGTCTGGCAGGCCGCCCAGGAGTCGAGTACGCTTTCGGGAATGGCCCGACACGTCGAGGCAAGCGACGCGCCGGCCGACGCTGTCCGCGCGGCAGTGAACCACATCGACCTCGCGGACTCGTGGGGCGTCTTCGATCCCAACGGGCTCGACGCCGCGGTGCTTTCGGGGACGGAAATTTCTGTCCTGGATCTATCGGGGCTCTCCGCCGCGCCGATGAACGCCGTCTGTCGGGGTGTCGGCGAGGCGCTGTATCGAGCCCGGGTCGACGAGTCGATCGACCGACTGCCGTGGCTGCTGATAGACGAGGCACATACCTTCTTCGGCGGCGTCGGCCAGCCCGCACTGCATACGATCCTCACACGAGGGCGCGCGCCGGGCGTGAGCCTCGTGCTGGCGACCCAGCGACCCAGCGCAGTCTCGGAGATCGCCATCTCCCAGTCCGACGTGTTGATCTCCCACCGACTGACGGCGGAGGCCGACCTCGAAGCGCTGACCGCCGCCCAGCCGACGTATATGAACGAGTCACTGGACGAACGGCTGCCGACTGAGCCCGGCGAAGTCGTCGTGATCGACGACGCGACAGAGACGATCCACGCCGCACAGGTCCGGTTCCGGGACACCCCCCACGGCGGTGGGAGTCCGAGCGCGCGTGAACTGGCGACTACCGACTACTGA
- a CDS encoding VOC family protein: MDGTLDHVMMRTEDLDAALEFYQTHFGYEEKGRWDADTFTNVHLGPEDMHEDGATLELTYNHDGRSYTMGDAWGHIAVRVEDVYEAYEELMDAGVEDYRDPDSCGGSYAFVKDPDGHEIEIVERDHGARWSLDHTMVRVEDADAAIGWYARKLEYDLFRRSEHSSFALYFMKPEDAPDEAMSVELTYNYDGRSYEMGDAWGHLAVRADDLHDDWETLLERGAEDYRDPESCDDRYAFTKANDGHEVEVIRTD, encoded by the coding sequence ATGGACGGAACACTCGACCACGTGATGATGCGCACCGAGGATCTGGATGCCGCGCTGGAGTTCTACCAGACGCACTTCGGCTACGAGGAGAAGGGCCGCTGGGACGCCGACACCTTCACCAACGTCCATCTCGGCCCCGAGGATATGCACGAGGATGGCGCGACGCTGGAACTCACCTACAACCACGACGGGCGCAGCTACACGATGGGCGACGCCTGGGGCCACATCGCGGTCCGCGTCGAGGACGTCTACGAGGCCTACGAGGAGCTGATGGACGCTGGCGTCGAGGACTACCGCGACCCCGACTCCTGTGGCGGGAGCTACGCCTTCGTCAAGGACCCGGACGGCCACGAGATCGAGATCGTCGAGCGCGACCACGGCGCGCGCTGGAGCCTCGATCACACGATGGTTCGGGTCGAAGACGCCGACGCCGCGATCGGCTGGTACGCCCGCAAACTGGAGTACGATCTGTTCCGGCGCTCCGAACACAGCTCCTTTGCGCTGTACTTCATGAAGCCCGAAGACGCGCCCGACGAGGCGATGTCCGTCGAGCTTACCTACAACTACGACGGGCGCAGCTACGAGATGGGCGACGCCTGGGGCCACCTCGCGGTGCGGGCCGACGACCTCCACGACGACTGGGAAACCCTGCTCGAACGCGGCGCTGAGGACTACCGCGATCCCGAGTCCTGTGACGACCGTTACGCGTTCACGAAGGCCAACGACGGCCACGAGGTCGAAGTCATCCGGACGGACTGA
- a CDS encoding CARDB domain-containing protein, which yields MNWRTFLLIAVLAVTLSAGGVAVVAAGGSGIETTAGDHGQSVETNESLTTGTHTDPPADALVAHGEEVDGLDDDSIDGVANHGAAETVQGDPTDGIELDVALSQRPDRTGEVGVELQYRVPERLASLDVRLFDEANVEEADGFTEGEDGRYVWDGSTERPTIRYTMSVNQQLEQDGPIAGPGTYIFADTEDWTVMAQPRLSHSWGWRGGGPVGLERSTSIDGPGASGDRIAFLGEQTTHTHEAHGQQFDLVVPEAADLAEEPDEIFASVSHASEAMQVGSRDDEVFMLAVPTGEVRWGVRGLQTGAADLWVRDNEVLDTADNVWVHEYVHTRQGYQADPDARWFTEATATYYAALLTLEEDRIEFSEFQARLDAGTHERHADAVLTDPDSWARGTDYNKGALAAGEIDRQLRLETDGGASLQDPFGRMNEASEPVDSDAFLDYVDSAGGEEPRETARRLTTTSETAAVWSGDEHAAAFGTSPARIGYSLPDDADGIRVEGEYRDRSIGDEDPITVVTGERLTIDGIVENTGDSAGNYEARLRVDGQIVDRTTGRLDPGERTTAEVSHRFDEQGERTVAFGDDQRRVIVEEPATARVTDVTRSPGRVTPGEDVTVSATVTNDNPLPGRADVQIRTGGETIEETTVYLDADSETTVVATHRFDETGTQRITVDDGTGAQTVSIRVTAGGVAGLIAELGDGSLGVGVLSVLVVVALLGASSYVFRTDR from the coding sequence GTGAACTGGCGAACGTTTCTCCTGATTGCAGTGCTCGCGGTCACGCTTTCGGCTGGCGGCGTGGCCGTCGTAGCCGCGGGCGGTTCGGGTATCGAGACGACTGCAGGCGATCACGGCCAGAGTGTCGAGACCAACGAGTCACTCACCACCGGAACCCACACCGATCCCCCTGCTGACGCCCTCGTGGCACACGGTGAGGAGGTCGACGGTCTCGACGACGATTCCATTGATGGCGTCGCCAACCACGGCGCGGCCGAGACGGTACAGGGCGATCCTACTGATGGAATCGAACTCGACGTTGCACTCTCCCAGCGTCCCGACCGGACCGGCGAGGTCGGCGTCGAACTCCAGTATCGGGTTCCGGAGCGGCTCGCCTCGCTTGACGTCCGGCTCTTCGACGAGGCGAACGTCGAGGAGGCCGACGGGTTCACCGAAGGCGAGGACGGCCGGTACGTCTGGGACGGGAGCACCGAGCGCCCGACGATCAGATACACCATGTCGGTCAATCAGCAACTGGAGCAGGATGGCCCGATCGCTGGACCGGGCACCTACATCTTCGCCGACACCGAGGACTGGACGGTGATGGCACAGCCACGCCTCTCCCACAGCTGGGGCTGGCGCGGCGGCGGGCCCGTGGGGCTCGAACGCTCGACGAGCATCGACGGTCCCGGCGCATCCGGTGACAGGATCGCCTTCCTCGGCGAGCAGACGACCCATACCCACGAGGCACACGGACAGCAGTTCGACCTCGTCGTCCCGGAGGCCGCGGACCTCGCCGAAGAGCCCGACGAGATCTTCGCATCCGTGAGCCACGCCTCGGAGGCGATGCAGGTCGGGAGCCGTGACGACGAGGTGTTCATGCTGGCGGTGCCGACCGGCGAGGTCAGGTGGGGCGTCCGCGGCCTCCAGACCGGTGCCGCAGACCTCTGGGTGCGGGACAACGAGGTCCTCGACACGGCCGACAACGTCTGGGTTCACGAGTACGTCCATACCCGTCAGGGCTACCAGGCCGACCCCGATGCGCGGTGGTTCACCGAGGCGACAGCAACCTACTACGCCGCGTTGCTCACTCTCGAAGAGGACCGCATCGAGTTCTCGGAGTTTCAGGCGCGACTCGACGCCGGCACACACGAGCGCCACGCTGACGCCGTCCTCACCGACCCCGATAGCTGGGCCAGAGGCACCGATTACAACAAGGGCGCGCTGGCCGCGGGGGAGATCGACCGACAGCTCAGGCTCGAAACCGACGGCGGTGCGAGCCTGCAGGATCCGTTCGGCCGGATGAACGAGGCCTCCGAGCCCGTCGACAGCGATGCGTTCCTCGACTACGTCGATTCGGCGGGCGGCGAGGAGCCACGAGAGACCGCCCGGCGGCTGACGACGACGAGCGAGACTGCGGCCGTCTGGTCGGGCGACGAACACGCCGCGGCTTTCGGTACCTCACCCGCGCGGATCGGCTATTCGCTACCCGACGACGCCGACGGAATCCGTGTCGAGGGCGAGTATCGTGACCGATCGATCGGCGACGAGGACCCGATCACCGTCGTCACGGGCGAGCGTCTGACGATCGACGGTATCGTCGAGAACACCGGTGATAGCGCTGGCAACTACGAGGCACGGCTTCGCGTCGATGGGCAGATCGTCGACCGGACGACCGGTCGGCTCGATCCGGGCGAACGCACGACTGCTGAAGTCTCTCATCGGTTCGACGAGCAGGGCGAGCGGACCGTCGCGTTCGGCGACGACCAGCGCCGCGTGATCGTCGAGGAGCCCGCAACGGCCAGAGTGACCGACGTGACACGTTCACCCGGTCGTGTCACCCCTGGCGAGGACGTGACCGTTTCGGCGACCGTAACCAACGACAATCCGCTTCCGGGCCGGGCAGACGTCCAGATTCGTACGGGCGGCGAGACAATCGAGGAAACGACCGTGTATCTCGACGCCGACAGTGAAACGACCGTCGTGGCGACTCATCGCTTCGACGAAACGGGTACTCAGCGCATCACCGTCGACGACGGCACCGGAGCGCAGACGGTGAGCATTCGGGTCACAGCGGGTGGCGTTGCAGGACTGATCGCCGAGCTGGGTGACGGTTCGCTCGGTGTCGGCGTCCTGTCGGTGCTCGTGGTGGTTGCACTGCTTGGCGCATCGAGCTACGTGTTTCGTACCGATCGGTAG
- a CDS encoding ABC transporter substrate-binding protein: protein MQTTLDRSLATSRRRFLGVAAGASTVSLVGCLDAVGGDDTESASYRHRFERSGLASAVNDGGIALGSWEEENLSVEFRESSGSQAAVQSVNQGEDEFGNADTGAVLQAIEEGADLTMIGHVLEPMDGVVALDDAGISSWSDLEGETVGVFPWSIQGDLVRIAMQRNGADPDGVEFQDVQPGAHNTLLRQGELDANISYWPQSKVRLENEGYDVDTLDIATELNHLGVCLFTRDELVTDRPEFVGRFVRGWLRAHRSFVTDLEAVIDAHREQVVEFDEELERQTLGYIYESRVPTREIGEERGKGWIPAEKMENTRDVLTSIDYIEGEIPIEDTYTNEFIQENTELSTDTAEIYYEELESTYDREIE, encoded by the coding sequence ATGCAGACTACCCTCGACAGATCGCTCGCTACGTCCCGCAGGAGGTTTCTCGGTGTTGCGGCGGGCGCATCGACGGTATCGCTTGTTGGTTGTCTCGATGCGGTCGGCGGTGACGACACCGAGTCCGCTTCGTACCGTCACCGATTCGAACGGTCGGGACTCGCATCGGCGGTCAACGATGGAGGAATCGCTCTCGGAAGCTGGGAGGAAGAAAACCTGAGTGTCGAATTTCGTGAGTCCTCCGGCTCACAGGCGGCGGTACAGTCGGTCAATCAGGGTGAAGACGAGTTCGGGAACGCAGATACGGGAGCGGTTCTCCAGGCAATCGAGGAAGGTGCGGATCTGACGATGATCGGGCACGTGCTTGAACCGATGGACGGTGTCGTCGCCCTCGATGATGCCGGTATTAGCTCGTGGAGCGACCTAGAAGGGGAAACCGTCGGTGTGTTCCCATGGTCGATTCAAGGGGATCTTGTACGGATCGCAATGCAGCGAAACGGTGCCGATCCCGACGGCGTCGAGTTCCAGGATGTCCAGCCCGGAGCCCACAATACCTTGCTACGGCAAGGGGAACTCGATGCGAACATCTCCTACTGGCCGCAGTCGAAGGTACGACTCGAAAACGAGGGGTACGACGTCGATACACTCGATATAGCTACGGAACTCAACCATCTCGGCGTCTGCCTCTTTACACGAGATGAGCTCGTTACTGATCGACCGGAGTTCGTCGGTCGGTTCGTTCGTGGCTGGTTGCGAGCACACCGCTCATTCGTGACCGACCTCGAGGCAGTGATCGATGCTCATCGCGAACAGGTCGTTGAGTTCGACGAGGAACTCGAACGACAGACCCTCGGTTACATTTACGAATCACGAGTTCCGACCAGAGAGATAGGAGAAGAGCGCGGAAAAGGTTGGATCCCTGCAGAAAAGATGGAAAACACCCGAGACGTTCTGACATCGATCGACTATATCGAGGGTGAGATTCCCATCGAGGATACATACACAAACGAGTTCATCCAAGAGAACACCGAACTGTCGACCGATACTGCCGAGATCTACTACGAGGAACTCGAATCGACATACGACAGAGAGATCGAGTGA
- a CDS encoding ABC transporter permease: MATGDRYVADVSSFRVPSEVALPAAVFISILVFWELIVAAMAIPEFILPPPSAIAGAFVENYGTIAEQLLITLQAFGLGATLSIVSGYLMAVAMAQSSVLETTFYPYVIIARSIPVVALLPLFIVWFGFGFPTIVVISYLISFFAMVVNALSGFKSTDDELIEMLESFSANRREVFVHVYLYASLPAVFAGIKICVILSFTGVIVGEFLAGSQGIGHLILTYNNHMATAEMFAGIAAVSITQLVLFGSVTALERHIVDWQYGNGGA; encoded by the coding sequence ATGGCTACCGGAGACCGATACGTCGCCGACGTATCTTCGTTCCGTGTCCCGTCGGAAGTCGCTCTCCCCGCAGCCGTCTTTATCAGTATCCTCGTGTTCTGGGAGTTGATCGTGGCTGCAATGGCAATTCCGGAATTTATTCTACCGCCCCCATCCGCAATTGCGGGCGCATTCGTCGAGAACTACGGGACAATTGCCGAGCAACTCCTCATTACCCTGCAGGCATTCGGACTCGGCGCAACTCTGTCAATCGTCTCCGGGTATCTCATGGCGGTTGCGATGGCTCAGTCATCGGTGCTCGAAACGACGTTTTACCCGTACGTGATCATCGCTCGTTCGATCCCTGTCGTGGCGCTGCTACCCCTGTTTATCGTTTGGTTTGGGTTCGGCTTTCCCACTATCGTCGTAATCAGTTATCTGATCAGCTTCTTCGCGATGGTCGTCAACGCGCTATCCGGATTCAAATCTACGGACGACGAATTAATAGAGATGCTAGAAAGCTTCAGCGCGAACCGTCGTGAGGTGTTCGTTCACGTCTACCTGTACGCTTCCCTCCCAGCGGTGTTTGCCGGAATCAAGATCTGTGTCATCCTCTCGTTTACCGGCGTCATCGTCGGCGAGTTTCTTGCTGGCTCGCAGGGGATTGGCCACCTTATTCTGACGTACAACAACCATATGGCGACTGCGGAGATGTTCGCCGGGATCGCTGCGGTATCGATCACACAACTGGTGCTGTTCGGGAGTGTAACTGCACTTGAGCGACACATCGTTGACTGGCAGTACGGTAACGGAGGTGCATAA
- a CDS encoding ABC transporter ATP-binding protein: protein MTQAITVENLTKSYGSGEDALAVLENLSFGVDDGEFVALLGPSGCGKTTILKLLAGIGNDYQGSIRVHDDPITGPSGDVAMVFQQYALLPWKTVVDNVALPLVLQGKEGTAARTAAVDWLTRVGLDGFEASYPEELSGGMKQRVGLARALAADPDVLLMDEPFGALDYQTKSELQTKLLELWETEAKTILYITHDLEEALYLADRVLLLSCRPTSITREIAVPFDRPRRSRRVEIEGSAEFQELKRILRSELGLST, encoded by the coding sequence ATGACACAGGCAATTACCGTCGAGAACCTCACCAAGTCCTATGGCTCCGGTGAGGATGCGCTTGCTGTGCTGGAAAACCTCTCGTTTGGAGTCGACGATGGTGAGTTCGTCGCTCTGCTTGGCCCCTCCGGCTGTGGAAAGACAACGATTCTCAAGCTACTCGCCGGGATCGGCAACGACTATCAGGGGTCGATCCGGGTACATGATGACCCGATTACCGGACCATCAGGCGATGTTGCGATGGTGTTCCAGCAGTACGCACTCCTGCCGTGGAAGACCGTTGTCGACAACGTGGCGCTTCCGCTCGTGCTGCAGGGCAAAGAGGGAACGGCCGCCCGTACCGCCGCTGTGGATTGGCTAACACGTGTCGGGCTTGATGGATTTGAGGCGAGCTACCCAGAAGAACTCTCCGGCGGAATGAAACAGCGGGTGGGTCTTGCCAGAGCACTTGCTGCGGATCCAGATGTACTGTTAATGGACGAACCGTTCGGCGCATTGGATTATCAGACCAAAAGCGAACTGCAGACCAAACTTCTGGAACTGTGGGAGACCGAAGCGAAGACGATCCTGTATATTACGCATGACCTCGAAGAGGCTCTGTACCTCGCTGACAGGGTTCTGTTGCTCTCCTGTCGGCCGACATCGATCACCAGAGAGATTGCTGTCCCGTTCGACCGCCCACGGCGGTCGCGCCGCGTCGAAATTGAGGGATCTGCGGAGTTTCAGGAGCTCAAACGGATTCTCCGGAGCGAACTGGGCCTATCGACCTAA
- a CDS encoding ABC transporter substrate-binding protein, whose product MTLELTLSCDNSDLNRALLNGEVEPDGIDLMTTVTYPPKRHRDFFRNQHVDICEVGLASYLSSRDSPEEYPFTAIPVFPSKQFRHAFFYTHADADFDDVSDLNGARIGVQSWQTAANVWTRGILGEQYGLDLDSVEWYRRREDDVPVELPERFEIQPVPGVQDGDAIEEPKDMQRMLADGELDAAMDPSETLLRAAAESEEIEFVFDEPRKEERAYFEDTGIHPPMHVIAIRDELLDTHPWVARSVYDAFCDARDRALEWNERPLYHMSIVWAHLYLIDERELFGEDLWEYGLTEKTRRELETFSRYAAEQGLVEQSYDPGDLFVDIDTERAGHD is encoded by the coding sequence ATGACGCTCGAACTTACGCTTAGCTGTGATAACAGCGATCTAAACCGTGCGCTGTTGAACGGGGAAGTCGAACCGGACGGGATCGATCTGATGACGACGGTGACGTATCCGCCGAAACGTCATCGGGACTTCTTTCGTAACCAGCATGTAGACATCTGCGAGGTCGGACTCGCGTCATACCTCTCCTCACGCGACAGCCCAGAGGAGTATCCGTTCACAGCAATTCCGGTGTTCCCGAGCAAGCAGTTCCGGCACGCCTTCTTCTATACACACGCAGACGCCGATTTCGACGACGTATCCGATCTAAACGGTGCTCGAATTGGAGTCCAGTCGTGGCAGACGGCAGCAAACGTGTGGACGCGTGGAATCCTCGGCGAGCAGTACGGTCTCGATCTCGACTCCGTCGAGTGGTACCGTCGACGAGAAGATGACGTTCCGGTCGAACTGCCGGAACGGTTCGAGATCCAACCGGTCCCCGGTGTGCAGGATGGGGATGCGATCGAGGAGCCAAAGGACATGCAACGAATGCTAGCCGATGGAGAACTCGATGCGGCTATGGATCCGTCTGAGACCCTCCTTCGGGCCGCTGCGGAGTCAGAAGAGATCGAATTCGTCTTCGATGAGCCACGCAAAGAGGAGCGTGCATACTTCGAGGACACAGGCATTCATCCACCGATGCACGTGATTGCCATTCGGGATGAGCTCCTCGATACTCACCCTTGGGTCGCCCGCAGTGTTTACGACGCGTTCTGTGATGCGCGTGATCGCGCGCTCGAATGGAACGAACGCCCGCTGTATCATATGTCAATCGTCTGGGCACACCTGTATCTGATAGATGAACGAGAGCTGTTCGGCGAGGATCTCTGGGAGTACGGCCTCACTGAAAAAACCCGCAGAGAGCTCGAGACGTTCAGTCGGTACGCTGCAGAACAGGGACTTGTCGAGCAGTCGTACGATCCTGGGGATCTCTTTGTCGATATCGATACAGAAAGAGCCGGACACGATTAG
- a CDS encoding NUDIX hydrolase: MSTVDSLWYLADQATQRAEQAAHDLDSRYEPTLCYERTRTVSRHHFRTLVERIQQSGTPYGTQTIVYRPSGELLLVYHEDANRWVLPGGCGHRGERFRETARRELREEAGIEASYDGLALRADVTVRCGATETWGVLPIFAAEAETTAIDIEDPDEEISDARWFDELPADTRDRGEILAWRDRVLS, from the coding sequence ATGAGTACAGTTGATAGCCTCTGGTATCTCGCGGATCAGGCGACACAGCGCGCAGAACAGGCCGCTCATGACCTCGACAGCCGGTACGAGCCCACGCTTTGCTACGAGCGCACTCGGACCGTCTCCCGACACCACTTCCGGACCCTCGTCGAGCGGATCCAGCAGTCAGGAACGCCGTACGGCACACAGACGATCGTGTACCGCCCGTCAGGCGAACTACTACTGGTGTACCACGAGGATGCCAACAGGTGGGTCCTCCCGGGTGGCTGTGGCCACCGTGGGGAGCGGTTTCGGGAGACAGCCCGCCGCGAACTTCGCGAGGAAGCCGGAATCGAGGCGTCGTACGACGGGCTCGCACTTCGAGCCGACGTGACGGTTCGCTGTGGCGCCACCGAGACGTGGGGCGTGCTGCCGATCTTTGCTGCCGAGGCCGAGACGACGGCCATCGATATCGAGGACCCCGACGAGGAGATCAGCGACGCGCGCTGGTTCGACGAACTGCCGGCGGATACACGGGACCGGGGAGAGATCCTCGCGTGGCGCGACCGGGTGCTCTCCTGA
- a CDS encoding helix-turn-helix domain-containing protein, with translation MSHQRSTAGTAVEPPTAHVSFYVSVVDGERARDVLGHLTDCLGEADRYTVRWAEDVQSNPVFSPTAPAADAVTDTQLRAARLAVERGYYDRPKSVSLDTLAEELDVSPSEVSRRLGEVERKLVRSLVEYRG, from the coding sequence ATGTCACACCAACGTTCCACCGCTGGAACCGCAGTCGAGCCACCGACAGCACACGTTAGCTTCTACGTGTCCGTCGTGGATGGGGAACGAGCCAGAGACGTGCTGGGGCATCTCACGGACTGTCTCGGCGAAGCGGACCGATACACCGTGCGGTGGGCGGAGGACGTCCAGTCGAATCCGGTATTCAGTCCGACAGCTCCGGCCGCGGATGCCGTGACCGACACCCAGTTACGCGCCGCCCGACTTGCGGTCGAACGTGGCTACTACGACCGGCCAAAGTCCGTCAGTCTCGACACGCTCGCAGAGGAGCTCGACGTCAGCCCTTCGGAGGTCTCGCGACGACTCGGAGAAGTCGAACGCAAGCTCGTCAGATCGCTGGTGGAGTATCGTGGCTGA
- a CDS encoding molecular chaperone TorD family protein, with amino-acid sequence MSKRYTNNDHDSYRHPAVSAGDLTDRRGTWVSLYTLLAEGLKHPDDRLHRDVREERFADELARHADELGIPLPVEPGDPTHAPETRAAFDSEYIALFEGLAIPYAPLVESVYRPWRAGWSSDGLLSGPPASDMRDRYDAAGVSIPDAYEADHLALLLEYAAALLESGEDAAYRTFVDQHLDWLPALRRLVDDAAADAPFHKYCVVAVCETVTTARRRQRLPVPEPEQVDEQIERASTHVE; translated from the coding sequence ATGTCCAAACGATACACGAACAACGATCACGACTCGTATCGACACCCCGCTGTGAGCGCGGGCGACCTGACTGACCGACGCGGGACGTGGGTCTCGTTATACACGCTGCTCGCGGAGGGGCTCAAACACCCCGACGATCGACTGCACCGTGACGTCCGGGAAGAACGCTTTGCGGACGAGCTGGCACGACACGCCGATGAGCTCGGTATTCCGTTACCCGTCGAGCCCGGCGACCCCACGCACGCGCCGGAGACGCGCGCCGCGTTCGACAGCGAGTACATCGCCCTGTTCGAGGGGCTTGCCATACCGTACGCACCGCTGGTCGAGTCGGTCTACCGGCCCTGGCGAGCCGGCTGGTCGAGCGACGGGTTGCTGTCGGGACCGCCGGCAAGCGATATGCGGGACCGATACGACGCCGCAGGTGTGTCGATCCCCGACGCCTACGAAGCGGATCATCTCGCACTCCTGCTGGAGTATGCGGCTGCACTCCTGGAGTCCGGAGAGGACGCCGCATACCGAACGTTTGTCGATCAGCATCTCGACTGGTTACCGGCGCTCCGCCGTCTCGTCGACGACGCTGCTGCGGATGCCCCGTTCCACAAGTACTGTGTCGTCGCGGTCTGTGAGACGGTCACTACCGCCAGACGGCGGCAACGGCTGCCCGTTCCGGAGCCGGAGCAGGTCGACGAACAGATCGAGAGAGCGAGTACCCACGTCGAATAA
- the nrfD gene encoding NrfD/PsrC family molybdoenzyme membrane anchor subunit: MMDSPDGLVWLTQQEYGWYIAAYLFFSGLAGGAYLTGFAADLFGWRSGDEATEQSMRAITQWGVILALGAVAAGMFFLLFFHLGAPLRAMLFPVLFVNFGSWLVIGTWIIVLFSIVAVLQALWLLWDPHRLTATGRVRGGLTGTSAFPRRITAWIETRGGVPIDTWLTRLAAWTNPGRTGRLALSGVGSALALGMVAYTGLKLGYVSATTPLWDGTLLPFLFLASALSIGLAATIGVTALFEGIHGTKVTTFSIADDVIILGEVVVLVLLLATLASGGPGAIAAFELLTTEYGLLFWGGVVTIGLALPLALSVLLIAVERRADVHTSERLGQLVRGAYTMKFSFVVLGGVALRYLVIAAAYNAPLTT; this comes from the coding sequence ATGATGGATAGTCCGGACGGGCTCGTCTGGCTGACCCAGCAGGAGTACGGCTGGTACATCGCCGCGTATCTGTTCTTCAGCGGGCTCGCCGGCGGTGCGTATCTGACCGGCTTTGCCGCCGATCTGTTCGGCTGGCGCTCGGGCGATGAGGCCACCGAACAGTCGATGCGTGCGATTACGCAGTGGGGCGTCATCCTGGCACTCGGCGCCGTCGCAGCGGGCATGTTCTTCCTGCTGTTCTTCCATCTCGGCGCGCCGCTCCGGGCGATGTTGTTCCCGGTTCTGTTCGTTAACTTCGGCTCGTGGCTCGTGATCGGGACCTGGATCATCGTGTTGTTCTCGATCGTTGCGGTCCTGCAGGCACTCTGGTTGCTGTGGGACCCACACAGGCTGACGGCGACCGGGCGCGTTCGCGGTGGACTCACCGGCACGAGTGCGTTCCCCCGGCGGATCACCGCGTGGATCGAGACGCGCGGTGGCGTGCCGATAGATACGTGGCTCACTCGGCTGGCTGCCTGGACCAATCCAGGGCGAACCGGACGGCTTGCCCTTTCCGGCGTCGGCTCGGCGCTCGCGCTCGGGATGGTCGCGTACACGGGGCTCAAACTCGGCTACGTCTCGGCGACCACGCCGCTTTGGGACGGGACCTTGCTTCCGTTCCTGTTCCTCGCGAGCGCGCTCTCGATCGGGCTGGCAGCCACGATTGGGGTGACGGCCCTTTTCGAGGGAATCCACGGGACGAAGGTGACGACGTTCAGCATCGCCGACGATGTCATTATTCTCGGCGAAGTCGTCGTGCTGGTCCTGCTGCTGGCGACGCTCGCCTCCGGTGGTCCGGGTGCAATAGCCGCCTTCGAGTTGCTGACAACGGAGTACGGACTCCTCTTCTGGGGCGGCGTTGTCACGATCGGGCTCGCGCTTCCGCTGGCGCTTTCGGTCCTCCTGATCGCCGTCGAGCGGCGGGCCGACGTTCACACCAGCGAACGACTGGGTCAGCTCGTCCGCGGTGCCTACACGATGAAGTTCAGCTTTGTCGTACTCGGGGGCGTCGCGCTCCGCTATCTGGTCATCGCTGCGGCCTACAATGCGCCGCTTACAACCTGA